The following is a genomic window from Streptomyces chrestomyceticus JCM 4735.
GCTCCGGAGGACGAGGCGGCCGCGCCGGGGTGCGAAGGGGACGTGTGCCGGCCCGGTACGGGTGCGGGGAACTGATGCTGGCGGGCTGCGGTGCGGGGAACTGATCCCGGCGGCTCCGGTACGGGGGAAGTGATGCCGACGGGCTCCGGTGCGAGGTAACAGATCCCGGCGCGCCCCGACGGCCCCGGCGCACCGGCACCGCGCTGAGCTGCGCGGATAAGGGGCGCTTGGCGCCGTGCAAACGGAATTTGCGATGGACGGCGGGCGGCCGGGCGGCCACAGTGGGGGCATGCAGCGCATCGAGCCACTTGGTGGGGGCGAATTCGCGTCCCTGACGACGTTTCTGAACACCGCGTCCAGCGGCCTGCTCCCGGCCCGTTCCGCCGCCGCCCTGCGCGCGGCCGTCGAGGAGTCCGTTTCCTACGGGACCATGGGCCAGGACTATTTCGGACCGGCGGACGCCTCCCGGGCCGCCTTCGCCCGGCTGATGGATGTGGCGCCGGAGCGGGTCGCGATCGGTGGGGCGGTCGCGGTGCACGCCGCGCTGATCGCCGGGTCGCTCCCGAGCGGAGCCGAAGTGCTGGTGCCCGAAGGGGAGTTCAGCTCACTGGTCAACCCGTTCGCGGCCCGGTCCGGGATCAAGCTCCGTACCGCGCCGCTCGCCGAGCTGGCCGACGCCGTGCGGCCTGGTACGGCGCTCGTCGCCTTCAGCGCCGTGCAGGCGCTGGACGGGCGGATCGCCGACATGGCGGCGATCCGGGCCGCCGCCGCAGCCCACGGGGCGCGCACCCTCCTGGACGCCACGCAGGCCGCGGGCTGGCTGCCGCTGCGGGGCGGCGACTTCGACTACGTGGTGTGCGGGGCGTTCAAGTGGCTGCTGTGTCCGCGCGGAGCCTCCTTCCTGGTGTGCGGGGACGACGGGCTGGAAGCGCTGCACGCCGGATGGGTCGCCGGCGCTGATCCGTACGAGTCCAACTACGGGCCGATCCGGGAACCGGCGGCCGGCGCGCGCCGTTACGACGAACCGCACGCCCACTACTCGTACGTGGCCGCCGCCCAGTCCCTCGCCCTGCTGAACGAGATCGGCGTCGAGACCGTGTACGCGCACAACACCGCGCTCGCCGACCGGTACCGCGAGGGGATCACGGCCCTCGGCCACACCCCGCTGCCCGCGCCCGGCTCGGCGATCGTGTCCGTACCGGGGCTCGCGGACACGGCGGACCGGCTGGCAGCGGCGGGCATACGGATCGCCGTGCGCGCGGGCAGCCTCCGGGCCGCCTTCCATCTCTACAACTCGTCGGACGATGTGGACCGGTTGCTGGAGGTGGTGGGGGAGGGACGGCGGTAGCAGCGGCGGCGCCCCTGACCGTCAGACCTCGCCGCGCACCATCCGGATCAGACGGTCCAGCACCATGCCGCCGCTGGCGTGCAGCCCGTCGTGCTCCCACTCGTTGGTCACCCAGGGCCGCAGCCCCCGGATCTCCCGCGCGGTCTCCAGGGAGTGGGCGGTGTCGACGTACATGTCGTCGGCGTAGACGGCGGCCGCGGCCGGGACCTCGTTGGCCGCGAGGCGGTCGGCGTCGTACAGATCGGGCCAGTCGGTGCGTTCGGCCAAGGCCTGTGCCGTCTCCTTGAGGGGGCGCAGCGACGGGTCGGTGTCGAAGAGCCAGGGGTGGACCGACTCGCCGGTGAAGTGGACGGGCCGTCCGCCGTCGAGCGCCGTGCCGACGTCGAACCCGGGGAACTCCGCGCGGACGCGCTCGGCGGCCCAGCCGGTGCTCCCCGGCTGCACCGACCGCTGGGCGTAGATCGCCTCGTGCAGGACGGTGAACAGCGGGGCGGCGGTGAAGGAGAGGTGGCTCTGTACGGCCTGCAAGAAGGATTCCGCCAGTTCGGGGCCCGCGGGGCCGGTCACCCACGCGTCCTCGATCAGGTAGTGCAGGACGTACGAGCCGGTGCCGGTCCCCAGCATCCGGCCCAGCCCCTGGAACGCCTCCGCCGTCAGCCGCCCGCCGCCGGGCAGCCGCGCCGGGCGCTCCCGCAGGTGCGCGGCGATGCGCCGGACGCGCTCGATGTCCTGCGGGTAGCGCGCGTAGTGCGCGGCGTTCTTGCGGGCCACCCTCGGGTACGCGGCCCGGTAGACGTCCTCCGCGGTGGCCCGCAGCCCCGGCAGCCCACCGGTGATCATGACCTCGCGCAGGCCCTCGGGCGCGTACGAGAGATAGGTCGTGGCGCAGAAGCCGCCGAAGCTCTGCCCCAGGACGCTCCACCGCCCGTCCGGGCCGGCCAGTTCACGGCGGAACAGCTCGGCGTCCCGCACGATCGCGTCGGCGCGGAAATGCGCCAGATAATCGGCCTGTTCCCGCGGTCCGCCGCGCAGTGGCAGGGTCTGCCGGTTGGCCGGCGTGGAACGGCCGGTGCCCCGCTGGTCCAGCAGCAGCACCCGGTAGTGGTCCAGCGCGCTCACCAGCCAGGAGGTCCGGCCCGGCGGGCGCGGTGCCGGGTAGCCGGGGCCGCCCTGGAGGTAGACCAGCCAGGGCAGTTCGTCGTGCTCGCGGCCGGGCGCCACGGCTTCGCGCCCGTACACGGTCAGCCGCTCGCCGTCCGGCACCGCGTGGTCCAGCGGCACGTCCAGGAAGTGGTCGGTCAGTACGACACCGGGCAGCCGGTCGGTCGTCATGTGTGCTCCTCGGTCTTCTCCGGCCCCGCACCCCTTCGGAGCCCCCCGGATCGTGCGGCACCCACCGGGCGCCGCGCAATTCGGCCGGACGGACGGCTACCGCGGAGGAGGGCGGCAGGCTAGGAATGTCACCACACACTCACGAGGTGGTGCCGGTGGACGGGACAACCAGGTACCCGCCGCGCGACCGGGAGCTGCACCGGCGGCTGGTGTACGGGGACGAAACCGCGCTGGGCGAGGCGTACGACGCCTACAGCGCGCTGGTCAGGACGGTGGCCCGGCGGGTGACGGGCAGTACGGCGGTCGCCGGCGAGGTGACACAGCGCGTCTTCATCGATCTGTGGACCTGCCCGTACGCCTTCGAGCCCGGCCAGGGGTCGCT
Proteins encoded in this region:
- a CDS encoding aminotransferase class V-fold PLP-dependent enzyme; translated protein: MQRIEPLGGGEFASLTTFLNTASSGLLPARSAAALRAAVEESVSYGTMGQDYFGPADASRAAFARLMDVAPERVAIGGAVAVHAALIAGSLPSGAEVLVPEGEFSSLVNPFAARSGIKLRTAPLAELADAVRPGTALVAFSAVQALDGRIADMAAIRAAAAAHGARTLLDATQAAGWLPLRGGDFDYVVCGAFKWLLCPRGASFLVCGDDGLEALHAGWVAGADPYESNYGPIREPAAGARRYDEPHAHYSYVAAAQSLALLNEIGVETVYAHNTALADRYREGITALGHTPLPAPGSAIVSVPGLADTADRLAAAGIRIAVRAGSLRAAFHLYNSSDDVDRLLEVVGEGRR
- a CDS encoding alpha/beta fold hydrolase — encoded protein: MTTDRLPGVVLTDHFLDVPLDHAVPDGERLTVYGREAVAPGREHDELPWLVYLQGGPGYPAPRPPGRTSWLVSALDHYRVLLLDQRGTGRSTPANRQTLPLRGGPREQADYLAHFRADAIVRDAELFRRELAGPDGRWSVLGQSFGGFCATTYLSYAPEGLREVMITGGLPGLRATAEDVYRAAYPRVARKNAAHYARYPQDIERVRRIAAHLRERPARLPGGGRLTAEAFQGLGRMLGTGTGSYVLHYLIEDAWVTGPAGPELAESFLQAVQSHLSFTAAPLFTVLHEAIYAQRSVQPGSTGWAAERVRAEFPGFDVGTALDGGRPVHFTGESVHPWLFDTDPSLRPLKETAQALAERTDWPDLYDADRLAANEVPAAAAVYADDMYVDTAHSLETAREIRGLRPWVTNEWEHDGLHASGGMVLDRLIRMVRGEV